One window from the genome of Megalobrama amblycephala isolate DHTTF-2021 linkage group LG4, ASM1881202v1, whole genome shotgun sequence encodes:
- the scai gene encoding protein SCAI isoform X1, with amino-acid sequence MTGVGAEDDIPLCERKTVTDFCYLLDKSKQLFNGLRDLPQYGHKQWQSYFGRTFDVYTKLWKFQQQHRQVLDNRYGLKRWQIGEVASKIGQLYYHYYLRTSETSYLNEAFSFYSAIRQRSYYHQVNKEDRPELVVKKLRYYARFIVVCLLLNKMDLVKVLVKELSEEIEDYTQRFNTEDQLEWNLVLQEVAAFVEADPLMILNDDNGVVVISNRLQEGGVPPLEQGMVVGQLTLADALIIGNCNNQVKFSELTIDMFRMLQALEREPVNLATQSSKPGTLVREDSYTLPVTLYEPNEKPAKRENPHKYLLYKPTFSQLYTFLSASFKELPANSVLLVYLSATGVFPTGRSECEGPYDFGGVLTNTNRDVVNGEMVQKRNQAQKEMHCLHPGDLFPFTRKPLFIIVDSSNSTAYKNFSNLFGQPLVCLLSPTVYPKSMQDQSQRGSLFTLFLYNPLMGFLSVCGLSSMRYGLWEKAQELLRKFFHDIGQMITSSRVIDQAYLQFYGDEFLRLLMIRFVFCCTTLRLHKLFREARSFPESYPPLPKQEMVESSLLQKHVLELAAMLDVQNLFSDGMLDNY; translated from the exons GGATCTGCCTCAATATGGACACAAGCAGTGGCAGTCCTATTTTGGCCGAACATTTGACGTATACACCAAGCTGTGGAAGTTTCAGCAGCAGCACAG ACAAGTCCTGGACAACCGGTATGGTCTCAAGAGGTGGCAGATAGGTGAAGTGGCCTCGAAAATTGGCCAGCTGTACTACCATTACTA CCTCCGCACATCAGAAACAAGCTACCTAAATGAAGCCTTTTCTTTCTATTCGGCCATTCGCCAGCGATCATATTACCACCAAGTCAACAAAGAAGACAG GCCTGAGCTGGTTGTAAAAAAGCTGAGGTATTACGCTCGGTTTATTGTTGTTTGTCTGTTGCTCAACAAGATGGACCTGGTTAAAGTGCTAGTCAAG GAGCTGTCTGAGGAGATTGAGGACTACACCCAGCGCTTCAACACAGAGGACCAGTTGGAGTGGAACCTGGTGCTGCAAGAAGTTGCTGCTTTTGTGGAg GCAGATCCTCTTATGATCCTAAATGATGACAACGGCGTGGTGGTCATATCCAATCGTTTGCAGGAGGGAGGTGTGCCCCCTCTTGAACAGGGCATGGTGGTTGGCCAGCTCACCTTGGCAGATGCACTCATCATTGGCAACTGTAACAATCAG GTGAAGTTTAGCGAGCTGACCATCGATATGTTTCGTATGCTTCAAGCGCTTGAGAGGGAACCAGTGAACCTGGCCACACAAAGCTCCAAACCAGGGACACTTGTAAGAGAAGACTCTTACACTCTCCCTGTCACTCTCTAT GAGCCCAATGAAAAGCCTGCCAAGAGAGAGAACCCTCATAAATATCTCCTCTACAAACCAACCTTCAGCCAGCTCTACACTTTCCTGTCTGCCTCCTTCAAG GAGCTGCCAGCCAATAGTGTCCTGCTGGTGTATCTCTCTGCCACTGGAGTTTTCCCCACTGGACGCTCAGAGTGTGAAG gaCCTTATGACTTTGGAGGTGTGCTTACCAACACTAACCGAGATGTGGTCAACGGTGAGATGGTGCAGAAGAGAAATCAGGCACAAAAAGAGATGCACTG CCTCCACCCTGGAGATCTTTTCCCCTTCACCAGGAAACCTCTGTTTATCATTGTCGACTCATCCAACAGCACAGCTTATAAG AATTTCTCCAATCTGTTCGGCCAACCACTTGTATGCCTGCTTTCTCCGACAGTATATCCGAAGAGCATGCAAG ACCAGTCTCAGCGTGGGAGTCTGTTTACTCTCTTTCTCTACAACCCCCTCATGGGCTTCCTGTCTGTCTGTGGACTGAGCAGCATGCGCTATGGATTGTGGGAAAAGGCCCAGGAACTCCTGCGGAAGTTTTTCCATGACATTGGCCAGATGATCACGAGTTCCCGAGTTATAG ATCAGGCCTATCTGCAATTTTATGGCGATGAGTTTCTGCGTCTGCTCATGATTCGTTTCGTGTTCTGCTGCACCACGCTCCGATTACACAAGCTCTTTCGG GAAGCGAGGAGTTTTCCAGAATCGTACCCCCCGCTGCCGAAACAGGAGATGGTGGAGAGCAGCCTTCTACAGAAACATGTGCTGGAGCTGGCGGCCATGTTGGATGTGCAAAACCTCTTCTCTGATGGCATGTTGGATAACTATTGA
- the scai gene encoding protein SCAI isoform X2 produces the protein MTGVGAEDDIPLCERKTVTDFCYLLDKSKQLFNGLRDLPQYGHKQWQSYFGRTFDVYTKLWKFQQQHRQVLDNRYGLKRWQIGEVASKIGQLYYHYYLRTSETSYLNEAFSFYSAIRQRSYYHQVNKEDRPELVVKKLRYYARFIVVCLLLNKMDLVKVLVKELSEEIEDYTQRFNTEDQLEWNLVLQEVAAFVEADPLMILNDDNGVVVISNRLQEGGVPPLEQGMVVGQLTLADALIIGNCNNQVKFSELTIDMFRMLQALEREPVNLATQSSKPGTLEPNEKPAKRENPHKYLLYKPTFSQLYTFLSASFKELPANSVLLVYLSATGVFPTGRSECEGPYDFGGVLTNTNRDVVNGEMVQKRNQAQKEMHCLHPGDLFPFTRKPLFIIVDSSNSTAYKNFSNLFGQPLVCLLSPTVYPKSMQDQSQRGSLFTLFLYNPLMGFLSVCGLSSMRYGLWEKAQELLRKFFHDIGQMITSSRVIDQAYLQFYGDEFLRLLMIRFVFCCTTLRLHKLFREARSFPESYPPLPKQEMVESSLLQKHVLELAAMLDVQNLFSDGMLDNY, from the exons GGATCTGCCTCAATATGGACACAAGCAGTGGCAGTCCTATTTTGGCCGAACATTTGACGTATACACCAAGCTGTGGAAGTTTCAGCAGCAGCACAG ACAAGTCCTGGACAACCGGTATGGTCTCAAGAGGTGGCAGATAGGTGAAGTGGCCTCGAAAATTGGCCAGCTGTACTACCATTACTA CCTCCGCACATCAGAAACAAGCTACCTAAATGAAGCCTTTTCTTTCTATTCGGCCATTCGCCAGCGATCATATTACCACCAAGTCAACAAAGAAGACAG GCCTGAGCTGGTTGTAAAAAAGCTGAGGTATTACGCTCGGTTTATTGTTGTTTGTCTGTTGCTCAACAAGATGGACCTGGTTAAAGTGCTAGTCAAG GAGCTGTCTGAGGAGATTGAGGACTACACCCAGCGCTTCAACACAGAGGACCAGTTGGAGTGGAACCTGGTGCTGCAAGAAGTTGCTGCTTTTGTGGAg GCAGATCCTCTTATGATCCTAAATGATGACAACGGCGTGGTGGTCATATCCAATCGTTTGCAGGAGGGAGGTGTGCCCCCTCTTGAACAGGGCATGGTGGTTGGCCAGCTCACCTTGGCAGATGCACTCATCATTGGCAACTGTAACAATCAG GTGAAGTTTAGCGAGCTGACCATCGATATGTTTCGTATGCTTCAAGCGCTTGAGAGGGAACCAGTGAACCTGGCCACACAAAGCTCCAAACCAGGGACACTT GAGCCCAATGAAAAGCCTGCCAAGAGAGAGAACCCTCATAAATATCTCCTCTACAAACCAACCTTCAGCCAGCTCTACACTTTCCTGTCTGCCTCCTTCAAG GAGCTGCCAGCCAATAGTGTCCTGCTGGTGTATCTCTCTGCCACTGGAGTTTTCCCCACTGGACGCTCAGAGTGTGAAG gaCCTTATGACTTTGGAGGTGTGCTTACCAACACTAACCGAGATGTGGTCAACGGTGAGATGGTGCAGAAGAGAAATCAGGCACAAAAAGAGATGCACTG CCTCCACCCTGGAGATCTTTTCCCCTTCACCAGGAAACCTCTGTTTATCATTGTCGACTCATCCAACAGCACAGCTTATAAG AATTTCTCCAATCTGTTCGGCCAACCACTTGTATGCCTGCTTTCTCCGACAGTATATCCGAAGAGCATGCAAG ACCAGTCTCAGCGTGGGAGTCTGTTTACTCTCTTTCTCTACAACCCCCTCATGGGCTTCCTGTCTGTCTGTGGACTGAGCAGCATGCGCTATGGATTGTGGGAAAAGGCCCAGGAACTCCTGCGGAAGTTTTTCCATGACATTGGCCAGATGATCACGAGTTCCCGAGTTATAG ATCAGGCCTATCTGCAATTTTATGGCGATGAGTTTCTGCGTCTGCTCATGATTCGTTTCGTGTTCTGCTGCACCACGCTCCGATTACACAAGCTCTTTCGG GAAGCGAGGAGTTTTCCAGAATCGTACCCCCCGCTGCCGAAACAGGAGATGGTGGAGAGCAGCCTTCTACAGAAACATGTGCTGGAGCTGGCGGCCATGTTGGATGTGCAAAACCTCTTCTCTGATGGCATGTTGGATAACTATTGA